A single genomic interval of Psychroserpens sp. NJDZ02 harbors:
- a CDS encoding glycoside hydrolase family 19 protein: protein MAKKGVKTISGPTAPRIGQPAIYTVTEWHPGTPDALKANVKWELFKKRSSGLYTTTSITKNGPIATFTFGEISANHDYKVEGYLFNPELSGPSTVNVRPLQGPPSITTITMLDYKGDKFISTPQYGQTITISIETVNMIGEDLTVSLWERDTMSDDGHDANENTKLWETVTTVENTTGNVKVQKQLTLDMAVNADKGVFEGSTHEYYVVVKSNRFNLHNYSEQQLEVSDNTSGFSINSAIQEALQVIGFGNDPTPENGNSPSTVGEEGEIEENSPCPRCKKVTKEELALIFGDATDDTLTKVAEAFNEGVDHFHIDTCEKKAHFFAQAREETGSSLTIKTPESLNYSARRLKNSDRTSGSGWVKGNLATGEGGYYSNGTLKTGPFSYFKNNPNDADLYGRKDLNTYNDKGMQAANEIAIANRAYANRYENGDIASGDGSKYRGKGIVQLTWKENYRNVNERLVRKGFDFDIVTNPDKLLNFKEGVLSAMAYFYWKDLHLKVGQTRATVDSITAVVNLNTDSYNDRWAHFQTALTAFRVNECTKDEVVIGEFNLYKTDYIKKTYSKTKSSSSNTYKFEVYNDGVLEQTFTATKNEHNLLKFPDSGLNWGRYGTRDSNISDGDSWVNEEAFSALLGFFYSVNKEVTTTTLYYNDISSDDGVTDLGHSTHKTGKDVDIRYPGCTNAAGQQLWTYARDVLGSESKLDEVMTDIFALAVAWDFTNNYNYKAFTNTKNAAYSVHQNHFHIGFN, encoded by the coding sequence ATGGCAAAAAAAGGTGTAAAAACAATTAGCGGTCCAACAGCTCCAAGAATTGGACAACCTGCTATTTATACAGTAACCGAATGGCATCCTGGAACACCTGATGCTTTAAAAGCTAATGTAAAATGGGAGTTGTTTAAAAAAAGAAGCTCTGGTCTATATACTACAACATCAATTACTAAAAATGGACCAATAGCCACATTTACTTTTGGAGAAATTTCTGCTAATCATGATTATAAGGTAGAAGGCTATTTATTCAATCCAGAATTATCTGGACCATCTACGGTTAATGTAAGACCACTTCAAGGACCTCCAAGCATTACTACCATTACGATGTTAGATTATAAAGGGGACAAATTTATCAGTACACCTCAATATGGACAGACAATTACCATTTCTATTGAAACCGTCAATATGATAGGTGAAGATTTAACTGTTAGTTTATGGGAAAGGGATACCATGTCAGATGATGGTCACGACGCTAACGAAAACACTAAATTGTGGGAAACAGTAACTACTGTCGAAAACACAACTGGAAACGTAAAAGTACAAAAGCAATTAACATTGGATATGGCTGTAAATGCTGATAAAGGTGTTTTTGAAGGTAGTACTCACGAGTATTATGTTGTAGTTAAATCTAACAGATTTAATTTACATAACTATTCTGAACAACAATTAGAGGTATCGGATAATACTTCCGGATTCTCAATAAATAGCGCAATACAAGAAGCTTTACAGGTAATAGGGTTTGGTAATGATCCAACACCAGAAAATGGAAATAGCCCAAGTACTGTTGGTGAGGAAGGAGAAATAGAAGAAAATAGTCCTTGTCCACGATGTAAAAAAGTAACTAAAGAGGAACTTGCTTTAATATTTGGAGATGCCACAGACGACACTTTAACCAAAGTAGCTGAAGCATTTAATGAGGGAGTAGATCACTTTCATATAGATACTTGTGAAAAAAAGGCTCACTTTTTTGCCCAAGCAAGAGAAGAGACTGGATCATCATTAACAATAAAAACACCTGAAAGTTTAAATTATAGTGCTAGAAGATTAAAAAATAGTGACCGAACAAGTGGTTCTGGTTGGGTAAAAGGTAACTTAGCTACTGGAGAAGGTGGATATTATAGTAATGGAACTCTTAAAACAGGTCCGTTTTCTTATTTTAAAAACAATCCAAATGACGCAGATCTTTATGGTAGAAAAGATTTAAATACCTATAATGATAAAGGAATGCAAGCTGCTAACGAAATTGCAATAGCTAATAGAGCATATGCTAATAGATATGAAAATGGTGATATCGCTAGTGGTGATGGATCAAAATATAGAGGAAAGGGAATTGTTCAACTTACATGGAAAGAAAATTACAGAAATGTAAACGAAAGGTTAGTGAGAAAAGGGTTTGATTTTGATATTGTTACTAATCCAGATAAACTTTTAAACTTTAAGGAAGGCGTTTTATCTGCTATGGCATACTTTTATTGGAAAGATTTGCATTTAAAAGTAGGACAAACTAGAGCTACTGTAGACTCTATTACTGCTGTAGTTAATTTAAATACAGATTCATATAATGATAGATGGGCTCATTTTCAAACAGCTTTAACAGCATTTAGAGTTAATGAATGTACAAAAGATGAGGTGGTTATTGGCGAATTTAATTTATATAAAACAGATTATATTAAAAAAACATATTCTAAAACTAAATCGTCTAGCAGTAATACTTATAAATTTGAAGTATACAATGATGGCGTACTGGAACAAACATTTACAGCAACTAAAAATGAACATAATTTATTAAAATTTCCAGATTCCGGATTAAATTGGGGTAGGTATGGTACACGAGATAGCAATATCTCCGACGGTGATAGTTGGGTAAACGAAGAGGCCTTCTCTGCTTTATTAGGTTTCTTTTACTCTGTAAATAAAGAGGTTACTACAACAACGTTATATTATAATGATATATCCTCCGACGATGGAGTTACTGATTTAGGTCATAGCACCCATAAAACCGGAAAAGATGTAGATATACGTTATCCTGGATGTACAAATGCTGCGGGTCAACAATTATGGACGTACGCTCGAGACGTTCTTGGAAGCGAATCCAAATTAGACGAAGTTATGACTGATATATTCGCTTTAGCAGTAGCATGGGATTTTACAAACAACTATAATTATAAGGCTTTTACAAACACAAAAAATGCAGCATACAGTGTACACCAAAATCACTTTCACATTGGATTTAATTAA
- a CDS encoding LemA family protein, which translates to MNQTIGIVIIVIIIASIISVFIKLYNRLVMLKFNVEKAFANIDVLLKQRADEIPNLINTVKEYVTHEKETLNRLTELRTKYLSSTNQNEKIELTNKMVSGSGKIMMVAENYPDLKASASFIKLQERVSQLEDHISDRREFFNECINMYNIGINEFPNMILSKPMGYTEKALLQITEAEKKYNGVTF; encoded by the coding sequence ATGAATCAAACAATAGGAATAGTCATAATAGTAATAATCATTGCTTCTATTATAAGCGTATTTATTAAACTTTACAACAGACTAGTCATGCTAAAGTTTAATGTAGAAAAGGCTTTCGCTAACATTGATGTGCTTCTTAAACAACGTGCTGACGAAATCCCTAATCTAATTAACACTGTAAAAGAGTATGTTACCCATGAAAAAGAAACACTTAACAGATTAACAGAGTTAAGAACAAAATATTTATCATCAACAAATCAAAATGAAAAAATAGAATTAACCAATAAAATGGTAAGCGGTTCAGGAAAAATAATGATGGTTGCAGAAAATTATCCGGATTTAAAGGCTAGTGCTTCATTTATTAAACTTCAAGAAAGAGTGTCTCAATTAGAAGATCATATTTCTGACAGAAGAGAATTTTTTAATGAATGCATTAATATGTATAATATAGGCATTAATGAATTCCCAAATATGATTTTATCTAAGCCCATGGGTTACACAGAAAAAGCATTATTACAAATCACTGAAGCAGAAAAAAAGTACAATGGAGTTACCTTTTAA
- a CDS encoding IS30 family transposase, whose translation MKHYKQLTLLQRYQISALLETGISITQIAKIIGVNKSTVSRELKRNTPSRGRTAGIYIAEHAQHKALNRHCLKPKSIILTDGLKKRIADLMEHEKWSLELIAKRLVKESELCVSHETIYKWIWRAKHSNHRNHNAYKTLYKHLRHTGRRQKRNNIKDKRGAIIGRVGIDKRPKVVEQRSRIGDIEVDLMMGSNHKSALLVMTDRATLVTMIEKLSSKNADEVYQKMNQRLTNFDSSWVKTITFDNGKEFARHGEIAKDVNAKTYFTRPYTSQDKGTVENRIGVIRRFFPKKTDLRKVSNKRIKEVERLLNYRPIRKFNYNNPIETLKSMSVALMG comes from the coding sequence ATGAAACATTACAAACAATTGACCTTGTTACAAAGGTATCAAATCTCTGCATTATTAGAGACAGGAATTAGTATAACACAAATAGCAAAAATTATTGGTGTTAATAAAAGTACCGTATCAAGAGAATTAAAAAGGAATACTCCCAGTCGAGGTCGTACAGCTGGCATTTACATTGCAGAACACGCGCAACATAAAGCGCTTAATAGACATTGCCTAAAACCAAAATCAATTATTTTAACTGATGGACTTAAAAAACGAATAGCCGATTTGATGGAACATGAGAAGTGGAGTCTAGAATTGATTGCAAAACGATTAGTAAAAGAATCTGAGCTCTGCGTTAGCCACGAGACTATCTATAAATGGATATGGAGAGCAAAGCACAGCAATCATAGAAATCACAATGCTTACAAGACACTATACAAGCACTTGCGCCACACTGGTAGAAGGCAAAAGAGAAATAACATAAAAGATAAACGAGGAGCTATTATCGGTCGTGTAGGGATAGATAAGAGACCTAAGGTTGTCGAACAACGTTCACGAATTGGAGATATAGAGGTCGATCTTATGATGGGTAGTAATCATAAATCAGCATTACTGGTTATGACAGACAGAGCAACTCTTGTAACGATGATAGAAAAGCTCAGTAGTAAAAATGCAGATGAAGTTTATCAAAAAATGAATCAACGCCTAACTAATTTTGACTCATCTTGGGTTAAGACAATAACATTTGATAATGGAAAGGAGTTTGCTCGCCATGGAGAAATAGCAAAAGACGTCAATGCGAAAACATATTTCACAAGACCATACACCTCTCAGGATAAGGGAACTGTAGAAAACAGAATCGGGGTAATAAGAAGATTTTTTCCAAAGAAAACAGACCTTAGAAAAGTCTCTAACAAAAGAATAAAAGAAGTAGAAAGATTACTAAATTACAGACCTATTAGAAAGTTTAATTATAATAACCCTATTGAAACCCTAAAAAGTATGAGTGTTGCACTTATGGGTTGA